The Flammeovirga yaeyamensis genome segment ATTTACAGGAGACATGAATATTGAAATTTGAATTCTTTCATCTTTGAAATACTCATCTTCCTGCGTTTGCTCAATCACAACTACTTTTCCGTCTGCTGGAGCTATTACTAAATTTTCTCCTTGGGGAATTGTTCTTCTAGGGTTTCTAAAGAATTGAAGAATTAATAAGAAGAAAATAACACTTACGGTGATAGATATCCCTTGAATTACTTTTGCTTCAGGAATGAAATAAAATAATGCTGCATTTAAGACAAAAAAAACGATCAACAAAGTGATCAGTAAGGAATGTCCTTCTTTATGTATAGTCATGTTGTGTTTAGATATACCAAATTTTCCGAAATATAATCATCATCTTTCAAATTTGAATGAAGTTATTTAGGAATAATCTATTTTTTTGACAAAAATAATGTTTTTGGCGTATATGTTAAGATTTACTTTTCTAAAATTTTATTAATGTCCAGCACCAATGATACGAATTCTCTTTCTATTTCTCTTTTCTTTACGCTGAATACGTTCCTGCTGTCTTTCTGTTTTTGTTTTCTTTCTTTTCGTTTTATCTACTTGTCCTCTATGCTTATCGCCATACTTTTGATTCTGTCTGTGTTTGTATTTATTTCCTCTAACTCTAGCTCCACCTAAAACTGCATGGGTATGTTCTTGTTGGACACCACAAGATTCTATTGGACATAAAGGAAGTTTTTGTTTTATATCGTAAGCAATTTTTACCTCAGCATTAAGTCTTGCCAAAAACATGTTGGACTTTAATTCACTCACTTCTGAAGTAGAATAGTTATTAATAACTTCTTTATAAGAACCAAATGAATAGTCCATATTTAACATTGTTGATACACTAAACTTATCTGAAACATATTGAGTGTAGCCAACACCAAACAACAAACCAAAAGAGGTGAATTCCCCATTGTTTTTTATACCTGTGACATTACCTCCAGAACCTCCATTGGACAATTCCATGTATTGATACTCTGTTAATCCTTTGTGCATTAAAGGAGATAACCTCACAAAGAAATTTTCTTTGATATGAGGTAAAAAGTAATTAGGAATGAATTTTAAAATATATAAATCTCCATAGAGAGAGTAAGTCCTCATCTCTGATCGTGCATTGGAAACTTGTTGATACTTATCTAAATCACTATCGAATTTTGAAAACCCAAAGCTACCTCCCACCATTAAACCATCGATAACCTGAAAATCGGTACTTAGAGTAAAACCATACCCCCATCCTGGATTTGGAAGATTGTATTCTTGTATAGGACTAGTAGAGGCTTGTGACTGATCAATCTTAGAATTAAAGTACATCAGTTGAGAGTTCGCACTAAAACCTACTTTCCATTTCGAATATTGTGCATAGGATTGCTGCGCACACATCAAGAGGGCAAAAAGGAATAAGAACTTAATATTTTTTAAGCTATCGAACATCTATACTTTATGAGATTGAATAATTTTAGAATAGTCTGTCATTATCTCTTGCAACTTCTGTGCAAAATTTTCAAGGCTTCAAATATAATGAACAGAAATTTAAAATATTATCAAAAGATACAATCTTAGGTACAAAAAAAACAAAAAGAGTACTCGAAAATCGAACACTCTTTCCTTCTTAAACTAAACTAACAAACAAACTTTCAACTAAATAATATCTTATGAAGCTTGCTGATATTCATCTTGATGAATGCAATACTTCATTTCTTGAAGTACGCTTGAAATTATATTTTCAGGTACCTCATGGATTAATATTTTTTTATAT includes the following:
- a CDS encoding outer membrane beta-barrel protein, whose product is MFDSLKNIKFLFLFALLMCAQQSYAQYSKWKVGFSANSQLMYFNSKIDQSQASTSPIQEYNLPNPGWGYGFTLSTDFQVIDGLMVGGSFGFSKFDSDLDKYQQVSNARSEMRTYSLYGDLYILKFIPNYFLPHIKENFFVRLSPLMHKGLTEYQYMELSNGGSGGNVTGIKNNGEFTSFGLLFGVGYTQYVSDKFSVSTMLNMDYSFGSYKEVINNYSTSEVSELKSNMFLARLNAEVKIAYDIKQKLPLCPIESCGVQQEHTHAVLGGARVRGNKYKHRQNQKYGDKHRGQVDKTKRKKTKTERQQERIQRKEKRNRKRIRIIGAGH